The following are encoded in a window of Sminthopsis crassicaudata isolate SCR6 chromosome 5, ASM4859323v1, whole genome shotgun sequence genomic DNA:
- the MGP gene encoding matrix Gla protein produces MKTLLVVTLLAALAVIALCYESHESMESYEMSPFINRRKANNFMSPQQRWRAKFQERTRERTKPTHEIQREACDDYTLCSRYAYIHGYSAAYNRYFRQQRNN; encoded by the exons ATGAAGACGTTACTCGTTGTCACACTTCTGGCTGCATTAGCAGTGATAGCCCTGTGCTATG AGTCCCATGAGAGCATGGAATCTTATGAAATGA gTCCTTTCATTAATAGGAGAAAGGCCAACAATTTTATGTCACCTCAGCAAAGATGGAGAGCTAAATTTCAAGAAAG GACCAGAGAACGCACCAAGCCTACCCATGAAATCCAACGAGAAGCATGTGATGATTACACTTTATGTTCACGCTATGCCTATATTCATGGATATAGTGCTGCCTATAACCGTTATTTCAGGCAGCAAAGAAATAACTGA